In Falco rusticolus isolate bFalRus1 chromosome 7, bFalRus1.pri, whole genome shotgun sequence, the DNA window TGTCGGCACTGGGGTCATGGGTACCCGTGCGCTGCCATGTCCCTgttcctgtccctgtccccgaCTCACCCTGCTCCTTCTTGAACTCATTCTCGCTCATGAAGACCGGGGCCATGAGCTCCCCAACAGGCGGCTGGATGGAGACGTAGAAGTGGCGcgtgtgggtgctggggagacAGGTGGGTGAGGGGGGCATGTGCTCAAAATGCCCCTCCACCGTGTCCCACTTCCCGTTCCTGCTCTGAGCAAGGTGTGGCTGGAGGGAAACTGAGGTGCAAGAGGTCTTGGGAATAGGGGGAACCCATCAGGCTGGACCTGGGGCGGCTTGTCCTTGTCCCCTGCCAGGAGCCCAGTGCCTTTCCTGCTGTCCCCAAATAACCAGCATCCATCCCagtgtcccccctcccctggaAGGACCCTGGTACCTGTCCTGCTGTCCCCCATCCCCTGGAGGGACTCTGCCCCACCGTCCCCTGGGGCACCCCATGCCCTCTCCTGCCATCTTTTGTCCCCTGGAAGGATGTTGGTACTTGTCTGGCTGTCCCCAATGACCTGGAGCACCCCATACACTGTCCTTTGTCCCCTGTCCTCTGGGCTACCCCATGCCCTGTCCAGCTGTCACCTGTCCCCTGCTGCTCCATGTCCCTCTGAGGGATGCTGGTGTCTATCCCACTTTCCCCACCCCTGGATCACCCATACCCCACCCCCTGGGACACCTGTCCTGTCCTGCCCGGCACTGGGCACTCACCACAGCTGGAAGTTGGCCGCCTGGGTGGAGTCGCAGAAGTCGATGCCCATCACCACACTGGCCGTGTCCCCAGGCGCCAGGTGCTCTGAAACCACAGGGCTGCCACTGCATCCCATGTCCCCTCCACCAGCCAacccctgtccccatcccccctgcagcatcacagctgtgccgtgccgtgccataCCGATCTCGGGGAACTCTTGGATTCGCATGCCAGAGAGTGGCTTGGGCTCGCTGACCCGCAGGTTCTTCACCTCGGCATCAGTGTTGTTGGAGATCTGGATCTGGACGGCCACCATGTGGGGGTCCCCTGGGAAGGGGCGGCGGCTGAAGCAGTACTCAACCGAGAGCCCCTCACCCGCCATGCGGTGCAGCAGCTCGTAGGTCCTCACTGCGCCGAACGCCGGGCTTAGCAGCTGCAAGGGACCAAGGGACTGCTGTGGGCTGCCAACACACTACCCTGTGCGGCCCCAGCGGGTGGCAGGTGTCCCGGGACCCCCCCTGGGAAGGGCATGGGGGACACTTACAGTGGGTGCCAGGGAGGTGTCAGTGAGCGTGAGGCCCTCCAGGTCAGTCACCAGGCTGGTGGAGACGACGCTGCTGGAGGGGATGGGCTGGGGAGGAGCGGGGGTgactgtggggtggggaggggtaGGGGGAGGAAAGGGTTAACAGAGCTCTGATGAGCCTCCCATGGGGACAACCTCAGTGGCATAGCCCATGGGACAGCCACATGGAGACAGCCCATGTGGCACAGCCCCATGGGGACAATCCCACAGGCACAGTCCCAAGAGGGACAgccctgctggcacagccacctGTCCCCACAGCCATCCTCCGGGGACAAGGACCACTCACCCCACTGGTCCCTGTCCCAACTCCGCAGCTCTCAAAGGACCTGCGGGGCCCTGACCCCACCAGGGCAGGtgcctgtgcctcagtttccccagcacCACCATGACAGCCGTCCCTCCTACCCTGGGCAGCCACTCACAGTCATCCAGGTCGAGCAGGGAGATCTCCTTGGGGCCAGCCCTGTtgctggggggctgcaaggGGGCAGAGAGATCAGGGGGATGTGAATGGGGGGGTCTGGGTGTACCCGTGTTGGTCCCAGCACGACCTGGCCCTCACCGCCTTCCTCCGCTTGGCCTCTGCTTCAGAACCAGAGTCGGAGCCAGAGGAACTGCTCTCGGAGGCACTGGCCTCCTCTGACGAGGTCTCAGCACGGCCCTTCCTCCCCTGTGGTGGCTTCTTCTTGGCCTTCTTTGCccccttctcctcttcctcctcttcctcactggggctgtggggagagccTGGCTCAGGGGGTCTGGGGTGGGGGTTTGGCCAGGGGCACCCTGCCTTCCCAGGGGGTACCTGCCCACGCTCCCCGGGGCTGCCTTCTGGgagctttccttctccttcctctttggcctcttctcttcctcctccttgtcCTCTGATTGCTCCccactgccttcctcctcctcttcctcctcctcctcactgccGGAGCTGGAgttgctggagctgctgctgctgctgctctcctcgCTGACGGActcaggctctgcagggggcaTGgttcagccctgctgctgctttcccccacagctccctgctgtgTCCCACTACATCCCACTGCATGCCCAcacctgctgctgcatccccacTGCATCCTCCCACTGCATCACTGCATCCTCCTGCTACATCCTCACATCCTCTTACAGCTTCCCGCTGCATCCCAGCACCTTCTGCTGCCTCCCACTGCATCCTGCTGcatccccacctcctcccactGCATCCCACCATGTCCTTGCATCCCAGTGGGGATGCTCCCCTGCATCTTTCCGCTTCATCCCactgcatccctgcatccccacaTCCCCCTGCCACATCCCCACCATGATGGGATGTCCCTACTGCAGTGTCCCCTGCCCGAAGCCCCACCATTGTGGCACCTGCCTGGTGCCCCActgtggtggctgctgccttATGCCCCACCATGTTGTCCCTCAACTGATGCCTCATTATGGTGGCTCCTGCCCCATGCCCCACTGTGGTGGCACCTGCCCAATGTCCCTGCCACAGTGACCCCTGCCCAATGCCCCACCACAGTGGCACCTGCCCCATGCCCTGCTGTGCCACCGGGTCCTCACCACTGTCTGCCGACTCCGTGGGCCCTGACTCGCCCTCTGAGTCAGAGTAGAAAGGTTTTTccaccttctccttccttttctcccgGCTGGTGCACTTGGTCCACTCAGGAACCTGCCGACACAGGGCTGATGGAGTGGGGCCATTGCTCATGGGTGGGGGGCCCAAACAGCAGCCCttgtcccctcctgtccccaagAAGATGTGTGGGCACCAGAGAGGGGACATGGGGCAGCTGAGCAGCATCTGGGCACCTTCTGACGCTCTCCTAAGACCTTGAGATAATGACCCCCCCTTGGCCACCCCatgccccccagcaccctggggtgctccACGCACCTCCACATTCCTCACAGAGGGGTCAGGGGCCTCATCTGGCCAGTCAGGCAGTTCCTGGTAGCCCACAGCCTTAGCGTTGAGCAGGTGGGACAGGGAGCCCAGCTGGAAATGGTCCCGATCTATAGCGGGGTaagaggtggcagcagctcaTGGACAGCCATGCAGCACCATGGTGACAGCTGGccctgtgtccccatgcccTGTGACCAGGAGTGGGTACCTTTGAAGGAGGACTCCAAGATGGGAGCAGGTTTTTGGGCCAGGAAGAGCTTCTTGGCATATTTGTTGAGGGCCCCGCTCTTCTCGGTGGGCACAATGAGCTGGCGGATGAAGCGAGCCCGGTCACGGATGTCATAATTCTGGTCATACTTGGCCAAATTGAGGACGTACTGGGTCAGCAGCTTGCTCTGTGCCAGAGAACATGCTCAGCGccagcctctccctccctggTAGGGAAACTGAAGCTTGCTGTTGGGTGATGTCCCAGGTACCTGCTTGGAGTTGGTCAGGTAGAGCTTAGCTGCCAAGTTGATGACCTGCAACTTGACGATGTCCTCCTCATTGGTGAAGGACTTGGCCATCTTGCGCAGCACATCGGGCGCGATCTTGGGCACGTGCTCGCAGTACTCACCGATGAGCCACAAGATGCTGGCCCGCGCCATCGGCACCTGCAAAACGTCCCCAGGCATATGGCAATGCTGCCACTCCCCTGGTCCTGTGGGCCACACAGCACCCTGACCCACCTGGATGTTGTCGGTGAGCTTGGCCATGTGCTTGATGATCTCactgtgctgggctggctgcatctgcagcagctttttgaTGACCACCACAGATTCAGccaccaccagctctgcaggcagaggccTGGCCTCAGTGGGGTCCTTCCCTGAGAGTGATGGAGCCCCTGATTCACTCCCACTGCATGTACTCACCGTCCCGGTTGGAGAGGAGCTGGACCAGTCCGTTGAGGCAGGTGTCCCGTACCTTCCCAATGTTGGTGGCACAGCGCCCGATGGCTTGGATGGTTGCTGCCACGAAGTCCTTGTCCATGCTGCGGATGTAGGTCTGTGCGGGCATGGCAGGGGGACACATGACATGTCATCCACATGCCAGTGCTGGGCATTCCCCCATGTGGTGGTCACACATTGGGACTCTTTGGAGCCACCCATGGGATTGGGTGGGCCTCAGCCCACTCCTCCAGGTGGGACTCTCCTCTGTCCCCTCCATGGTGGTGTTTTGGCACTCAGAGCCATGCTAGGGTGGCACCCTGGTGGCCTCAGTATGGCCATGCCATACCTGGAACTCCCGCAGGATGGTGGAGATGTTGGTCTCATTGGCCAGGTTGGTGAGgacctccagctgcaggaaagaGCAAGAGATGGGCAACATGAGGGCATGGTGCCAGGGCACCAGGTCCTTGCTGTTCTCCTGTTGCGAACAGGGCACAGAGGACAGCTGCCCCACAGGGCAGGGGTACATGAAGACTCAAAGCCACCAGTGATGGGTTCTGCCAGGTTTTTCCACCTCACCTTGAGGATCTTGATCTGCGTGGGGTCTGTGGAGCGAATGTAGAAGCTCTTCAGGTAGGGTTCAAACATCCCCTGCATGCAGAGCCAGCAGTATTAgtgctgtccctgtcccccactCTTTGAGGCCACCTGCAGGCAACTGGCCCTGGTGATCCTGCTGGCTACCCCTCATTCTGCTCCAGAGTCAACAGGGATAAGTCCTCCCACACCAAGTCTGAGACTCACCCGCCGTTTGATAGACATGGTGGCCACGTTCTGTAGCACAACATACTGCACCTCGCTGTGGGAACAAAGAGGGAACCACCATCAGTGGGGCAGGGCCAGACCCACCCAGCAAGTTCCTGTGAACATGGGGCAGGACCCACCACCAGGCCGGTGCCACCATGATGCTGCCACTCCATGTCTGGACTGGGCCGGGCCAAAAAGCCAGGGTTTTTTGGCAGTTTGCCCCAACCTGACATCCTTGTGGGGATCGGCTTTTTGGGGATCTCTCCCAGGGTCTTGGGGCTCCCCCTGGGCCCCACCAACCAGGGTGGCGGGGTAGGGGATGACCACCACCCAGGTGCCACAGACCTGTGACTTCGCAGGAGCCGCACCAGCGCCTTGGCGATGACACCAACCTCTGCTTTGGGTGCCAGGTGGAAGTAGAGCTGTGCCACAGCCATCACCACCTGTGGGGACACACCTGAGTGTCTTCTGGTAGGCACAGGATACCCCAAGGGATGGCTGTGTCCCCCAGAGTCCCACTCAGCAGCACCTGGAGGAAGCCTGACCCTGAGGATGCCCATCCTTGGGTGTCTCTCAAGCACCCTGATGGCTTCTTGGCTGATGGGGACATCATGAGCCCAGGCTGATGGACACCACCGGTGGCCTCAGGGGATGGACAGGGCTGGAGTGGGGGACTCACCGCAGCATTGCggctctgcagcaggggcttGGTGTTGCGCAGGAGCAGGCGGTGGTCAGGGTCCATGACGTAGGGCTTGCGCTTGGCCATTGAGGCCGCCTCTGCCTTAGCGTCCTTGgcatcctcctcctcagagCCATAGAAAGCCTTCTCGGTGCTCTCCTCCAGCAAAGACTCCTGCTGGTAGGTGAGATGCCTTGCACCCCCTCAACAGCACCCCCCTTTACCCCCACCTCCCTGAGGGCTCCCGGGGCACCCTGAGGCTCCAGGGGCTCTCTGAGGCTCCCACACTCACGTTCTGGTTGGGGCTGAGGAACTGGGTGCGCGCATAGCGGGTCAGCATGTTGATGATGACCACCTGCCCCCACTCCTCCACATCGATAAGCAGGTTGCAGAGCTTGCGGTAGTTCTTGTGGATGAGGTCAATGCGCTCTGGGCAGACCTCCTCAAATGCCATCACCACGCTGCCGGCCaccagctggggagggaaagcCCAGAGcgcttttttttgttggggaTGGTGGCATCTCTGTGAGGATGATGGCTCAGTAGGGgtggctgcatccctgcagggatgctcagtCAGTGGGCACAGTGGCATCCACACAAGGAAGCTGGTTTGTCAGGGGTGGCTGTATCTCTATGAGGATGCCAGCTGGGTGGGGAGAGTGGCATCCCTGTGAGGATGCTGGTTTGGTGGGGATGGTGGTTTCCTCATGGGGATGCCGGCTCAGTGGAGATGTTGGGATTCCCCATGAGATGTTGGCCCCTTGGGGACAGCAGCACCCCACAAGGACAACTCTGCAGGGATGGCTGCATTCCTGTGAGAATGCCAATTTGGTGGAAATGTTTGCATCCCTGTGAAGACGCTGGATCAGTGGGGATGGTGGCATCCTCAAGAAGATGCTGGCTTGGTGTGGACAGTGACATCCCCACAAAGATGTTGGCTCTGGGGATGGCTGCATCGTGGCGTGGATGTTGGATCAGTGGAGATGATGGCATCTCTGTGAGgatgccagccctgcagggatggCTGCATTGCCATGAGGATGCCATATCAGTGGGGACAGTAGCATCCCCATGAGGATCCTGGCTTGGTGGGGacagcagcatcactgcaagGATGCCCGCTCTGCATGGATGGCTGCACAAGGACACCAATTTGGTGGGGACATCTGCATCCCCATGAGGACAGGACCCCCAGATTTAGGGCAGGGGAGACGGAGTACCCTACTCACTGTGGTCTTGTCCGCTAGCAGCTTCTCAATCACTTCAATGAGCTGGTCCTTCTGGTCTGAGTCAAGGCtgcaagggaagagcagagcacGTGTGGTTGGACCAAactcccctccatccctgcctgtcTCTGACTGCACCAAGCAGCTGAGACCCCAGCACTGCACCTTTACTGGTACCCCCAGAATTTAGCAGCTGAGCCCCCCCATTACCTGTACAGCTTGGGGATAGCATGGGCAGCTGTCTTGCGCACATATGGGGACATGTCTGAGGCAGCCTCCTTGATGGCCAGCATCATGATGGGCACGATGATGGGCACACGGATGCTGGAGAGGACCCGCAGGGCACTGGCACGGATCAGCTGGTTGGGGTCCTGGCAGAGACATGCAGGgcgctgcagcacagctgtgggggACCCAATGCCCCTCCCCAGACACATCCCCAGGGTCCCCAAACCAGCCCACCTTGAGTCCTCGCTGGAAGGTGGAGATGGAGAgcagggccagatcctgctgctcctctgcataGCGCACCAGGTAGACATACACCAGCTTCTTTACCTGTGGGGTGAAGATGGTGGGGTAACCTCAGAGGCCTCCAAAACCCAGCCCATCCCTAAAACCCTCCTGCAAGGGAGGTGCCacaccctggggacacccatGGATGCCACCAGGGCCACCCAAGACCTTCCTCACCTCAATGTTCTTGCAGGCAACATTTTTCACCACGGCTGGGAAGAGGTCAGAGGCGTTTTTACCCCGTGCAATCATCTGGGGAGTAAAGGAGCAGCATGACAccaggcagctggcacagcacagcacagtgtaACATGGCACGGCTCAGCACGGCATGGCTTGGCACCGGCAGTGGTCCCCACCGGTGGCAGCAACACCCACCGCCACGATCCTCTTCATGGCCTCCAGCTTGAGCGAATCCTTGTTGCTATCAAGCATCTCCTTGAGGTCATCATGCCTGTACCGCACCAGGGaaaaaattcccattttccAATTTTAGCTGTTTGTAAccatttttagtcttttttttttctcccagcctgGCTACCAGGCTGGCAACATGACCCTTTGCCATGCAATATTTATGGGGACAGGAACTGGGTTACAGCCAGGTGAAAGACGAGTCGGAGGGACCGGCGCAGTGCTGGCacccagctctgtccccatcCTGGGTGCAGGGATGAGGACCCtgtcccagcctggctgtgttGTCACCCTAGGATGTCCCCAGATTCCTTTCTAGGGAGCAGGCACTCATCACTGTCTCCAtcccagccaccagcccagctTGTCTGGGTGTCCCTTGTCCCCTCATGGGGACTGGCGTGAATGTGCCAGTGCGCCCTGATGCAGAGCCCTTCCCTGGTCCCCTCCCTGGGCTAGGAAAATGCCACCAGCCTTTTACAAGACTGGTTGTCACCACTGTCCACTTTTCTAACGGACATCTGTTCCCACCAAACCAGGGGGACCTGCAAGGCTGCGTccacccccagcagctgggggtggcATCCATGGGGCAATGCTCGTCCAGAGCCACCATCACTGGGGGGTCCCGAGGGAAGTCCTTGGGGAATTCTTACCGCGATGGTGGCCTGGTGCCAGTGGCCACTGTGGGCTCGGGGCCGGCAAGTGGCCGCAGCTCGTCAGCTCGCAGAGCGCTGTAGCAGGTGGGTTGTCCAGCCTCGGTGGCCAGCACCGGGCTCATCACCTCCTCAGCCGTGTCACCACCCACTGGTGGTTTTGGCTGCCCGGCTGTCCCCGCCGGTAGCTGCCgcagcagcttctgcactgGAGGCAGGGACAGCATGGCTTCGGCCGAGTGTGGTGGCCCTGAGGAcagtggcagggctgtggcccCGCTCCTCCTCCAGCCGCTGCTGGCTGAAACCTGATGCTAGGGTTGGGTTGCAGCCTCGATTGCAACACCCTTCCCGGTGGACAAGGCCACACCCCAGGTGACCCCCATCCTGCAGGTGGGACTTAGGGACATTGCAGGGAGCTCCTTCCCCGGGTGCTTTGAGTGGCTCAGTCCTGGCCAGGGACCCCCCATCATGATGGGACACCCACCTAGGTGGTGGGGTGGCACTTCGGGGCCATTTCTCTTGCTCCATGTACCGTGCACAGCTCATAGGGACAGTGACAGATCTGGTGTGGCTGCAAGGGGATGGGCTCTGGCAAAGGGCAGCATGCAGTTGATGGGGATAGTGCCAGGGTGTcagggatgggggggacacTGCCAGACTGGGGGACACTGCCAGCAGGTCATGAATCAGGGGACACTGCCAGAGGGGCAGGGATGCCGGGATACTGCCAGACTGGGGGACACTGAGGGCAGgtcagggctggagggacactgCCAGACTGGTGGACACTGCCAGTGGGGGTTAGGGTCAGGGGACGCTGTCAGATGTAGGGACAGGGGAacactgccaggctgggggacacTGCCAGCGGGTCATGTATGGGGGACACCGCTGGACTTGGGGACACTGCcggtgggcagggctggggtgtaTGTCACTGCCAGTCTGGGGATCACGATCAGGCGGTAATGGATGGCGGGAcactgccagcaggtcagggtgGGGGACACATCAAGAATGGGGGACACTGCCAAGGCTGGGGGGACAAAGGGACCCCCAtattcctgcagctctgcagagatcccccccaccttcctctgcatccctgtctccccccctgccccagcagcctgccccaCACAGGGGTGACATTTTTCagccctcccccccctccccctcaaACTGGGCACCTGGTGGCAGGTGCCATCACCCGGGGACCCCGCGAGAGCCGTGGGAGTCAGCAGAGCCCCGGGTAGGTTCGATGTGCTcagggcacccccagcccaggggtgGGGGTTCCCGTTCATCACCCgccccacgccccccccccaccccccccccacccccatctcTGGCACCCTGCAGGTCTCCCCCCAAACCTTCCCTGGCCTTTGCAACCTGCAGCGGCGGCGGCGTGCCTGCATCCCCTCATCCCCTGCCCCGtcctcatccctgtccccccccccggTCGGGTACCACAtccccggcggggccggcggccgaGGCCCACGGTGGCGGCCACCCGGCCAGGCTCGGCCCTTgtcccccggccccgccgccgtcCCCACCTCTTGTAGTCGGAGGAGAAGATGCCGCCGCTGGCGGGGTCGTGGCCGTACTCGGGCTCCCCCAGGCTGGAGGAgccccccttctcctccccgTAGGCCGGGCTGGCCGCCATGGCGCGGGATGCGCCGGGATGCGGCCGGCGGGATGCCGGGACTGATGTCAGCGTGATGTGGGGCCGGGAACCGCCCCGGCGGCCCCCCGCCCACCcggcgcccccccccgccccccggcggccccgcccgcgcccccaGCGGGGGGCTTTGCGGCCTCGGAGGGGTCCCCGGCCCCGCGCAGCCTGGGGTgcccggcagcggggcggggggtgcgcAGCTCGGGACTGGGGCAGCGGCAGCGCTCGGGGCTGGCTGTGTGGTGTGTATCTCACAGGTATCATCAGACACTGTACAGCTGTACAtagttacattttaatatatgctATCTATATGCTATCGTATTCAAGCATATTATATCACAACATATGTCATGTTACATTACATTCTATTTTTCGTACAGAATACGTTAGGTAGTATACATTACATACTATATATTATATGCTACGTACTGTAGACTATGTTAGTATTACATTACATTATATTACAGATTATATTAATTCTATTATATATTCTATAGTCTATCATACTATATCATACTTAATCCATTCTACATTCTACAATCTACATTCTAGATGATACAATATGTGCCATAtgttatatatatgttataCTACGCTATATTATGTTGGTTATATTAATCATACTCTATATTCTATATTCTATCATATTATATATTCTACATTTTACCCTATATGATATATATGACATATTACATACTGTATTAAATAATAgcaattattattataaatattattataagAGTAACATcaataattattattgttattaccTTTTTCACCATTAATTACTGATCCTGGTGGGCATTTCAGCTGTTCCTGTCCCCCACAGCTGCCCACCCCATGAGGCTGTCTGCCTGCCAGGCCGCTCGCTCAGCCTATCACACAGCGGTGAGGCAGCCACGGAAAATGGGCACATTTTGGATAGCAAAATTTGATAAAGCATCTAATTAATGCATGGCAATCAAGCTTCAGCAAGCAGAAAGGACCTGCCCCTCTTCCCCCAGAATGGTCCCCCCCCCCgctgtcctgcctgcctggtgcAGATGGGCCCCcaccagcactggcagctggagcccagcctTACTGGGGACCTCACAACCCTCCTGAGGACCCCAGCCCTCTTTGGAGACCTCAGTCCTTTTTGGGGACCCCACAGGGCTCTCAGAGACCCCAGCCCCGTTTAGGGACTTCAGCCCAACTAGAGACCTGTTCCTGACTGCACAGCCATCCTGGGCatcctggccctgctggggtCTCAGACCTCCTTGTGGCCCCCGTGCTGCCAGTGGAGGTCTCACCAAGCTCCTACTTACAAAGCTGCTCGATATCTgcaaggagagagaaacagaaatggggcatcagtgctgtgcttgtgctgtCCTGCCCATGCTCAGGGGGCAGGGTCCCACCTTGCCATCACAACTTACTCGTGATTGCTCCTGCCGGGTGCGAGGGCTTCACCTGGGCAAAAGACGCCTGTCCCGCCCGGCTTCACTGAGCTGGAGGCTTCCCAGGACAAGCCTGGTTCATTGTCCCCCTTCTCTGTCCCGGTGCAATGACGGCTGCCTGCAATGGGGTGCAGAGATGGGAGTAACCTTGCCAGCTGCTGCTACTTAGCATTGTTTTCTCTGGGATGGCGCTGGTgacagagctgggctgctggcacctcTGCCAGGGGCTGTGGGAAATGCAGCAGGGGTGGTGGGCTGGCAGGTGCCGGCGCCGAACCTGACTTCACATCCTTCCTGATGTACGtgagaggcagagaaaagctgaaaggaaaacccCAAAGCAGTACAAATGCCAGCAAACCCCGGGTGGGTTTTCCCACTTCTTAAAGCTCTGGGGTTAATTTGCTAATTCCACCTTAAAAGTGAAATCTGGGAATGCAAGAAGGTGACTCCAGAGATTCTGGAAACCCTTGAATcaaaggagctgcaggaaaTCTCCAAAAGCGCATGTTGTGCAGCAATGTCCCACACACCCCCTGAGACACCTTCCTCCAGCCCTAGCCTGCTCAGGTTCCCAGCCTCGTGTTTTGGCTCCCTTCCCCTTAGAAGCCATGGGGACATTTCCCCCCTCGCTGGGCAATCACGCTTCCACCCTGGTGAGAGCAAAGCCTCCCAGAAACTCCCATGAGTGTGGGAACTGCAAGAATCCCCAAGACCCAGCacaggacccagcactccaggaTTTGCCTCactggtgctgagcagagggcaAGGACCACCacccttgacctgctggcaacattcctcctaatgcagcccaggatgctgttggctttcACTGTGCCCCAAGGGCACCTTGCTGGTTCATGGTCAATTTGGTGTCtcccaggacccccagggcctttcctgccaagctgctttccagctggtcacCCTCCACAGTGTGTCCTGGAGCCTGGTCTTGTTTCTCCCCAGGGGTGGGGCTTTGCATCTTCCCCTTCATGAAGTTCCCGTTGGCCCTTTTCtctagcctgtccaggtctctcTGGGTGCCAGCACAACGCTCTGGTGCATCAGCCACCCCTTCCAGTTTGGTGTCAGcagcaaactcactgagggtcTGCTCTGCCCCATCAATCGGACCGGTAATGAAGCTGTCGACaaggactggacccagtattGACCCCAGGGTACACCA includes these proteins:
- the AP3B2 gene encoding AP-3 complex subunit beta-2 isoform X3, with amino-acid sequence MAASPAYGEEKGGSSSLGEPEYGHDPASGGIFSSDYKRHDDLKEMLDSNKDSLKLEAMKRIVAMIARGKNASDLFPAVVKNVACKNIEVKKLVYVYLVRYAEEQQDLALLSISTFQRGLKDPNQLIRASALRVLSSIRVPIIVPIMMLAIKEAASDMSPYVRKTAAHAIPKLYSLDSDQKDQLIEVIEKLLADKTTLVAGSVVMAFEEVCPERIDLIHKNYRKLCNLLIDVEEWGQVVIINMLTRYARTQFLSPNQNQESLLEESTEKAFYGSEEEDAKDAKAEAASMAKRKPYVMDPDHRLLLRNTKPLLQSRNAAVVMAVAQLYFHLAPKAEVGVIAKALVRLLRSHSEVQYVVLQNVATMSIKRRGMFEPYLKSFYIRSTDPTQIKILKLEVLTNLANETNISTILREFQTYIRSMDKDFVAATIQAIGRCATNIGKVRDTCLNGLVQLLSNRDELVVAESVVVIKKLLQMQPAQHSEIIKHMAKLTDNIQVPMARASILWLIGEYCEHVPKIAPDVLRKMAKSFTNEEDIVKLQVINLAAKLYLTNSKQSKLLTQYVLNLAKYDQNYDIRDRARFIRQLIVPTEKSGALNKYAKKLFLAQKPAPILESSFKDRDHFQLGSLSHLLNAKAVGYQELPDWPDEAPDPSVRNVEVPEWTKCTSREKRKEKVEKPFYSDSEGESGPTESADSEPESVSEESSSSSSSSNSSSGSEEEEEEEEEGSGEQSEDKEEEEKRPKRKEKESSQKAAPGSVGSPSEEEEEEEKGAKKAKKKPPQGRKGRAETSSEEASASESSSSGSDSGSEAEAKRRKAPPSNRAGPKEISLLDLDDFTPAPPQPIPSSSVVSTSLVTDLEGLTLTDTSLAPTLLSPAFGAVRTYELLHRMAGEGLSVEYCFSRRPFPGDPHMVAVQIQISNNTDAEVKNLRVSEPKPLSGMRIQEFPEIEHLAPGDTASVVMGIDFCDSTQAANFQLCTHTRHFYVSIQPPVGELMAPVFMSENEFKKEQGKLTGMSEITEKLTLPEKCQSDHAIVQQVTSAANVGRVPCGADNEYRFAAKTVTSGSLVLITLEQREGAAAQLTVNSEKMVIGTMLVKDIIQALAQ
- the AP3B2 gene encoding AP-3 complex subunit beta-2 isoform X1 codes for the protein MAASPAYGEEKGGSSSLGEPEYGHDPASGGIFSSDYKRHDDLKEMLDSNKDSLKLEAMKRIVAMIARGKNASDLFPAVVKNVACKNIEVKKLVYVYLVRYAEEQQDLALLSISTFQRGLKDPNQLIRASALRVLSSIRVPIIVPIMMLAIKEAASDMSPYVRKTAAHAIPKLYSLDSDQKDQLIEVIEKLLADKTTLVAGSVVMAFEEVCPERIDLIHKNYRKLCNLLIDVEEWGQVVIINMLTRYARTQFLSPNQNQESLLEESTEKAFYGSEEEDAKDAKAEAASMAKRKPYVMDPDHRLLLRNTKPLLQSRNAAVVMAVAQLYFHLAPKAEVGVIAKALVRLLRSHSEVQYVVLQNVATMSIKRRGMFEPYLKSFYIRSTDPTQIKILKLEVLTNLANETNISTILREFQTYIRSMDKDFVAATIQAIGRCATNIGKVRDTCLNGLVQLLSNRDELVVAESVVVIKKLLQMQPAQHSEIIKHMAKLTDNIQVPMARASILWLIGEYCEHVPKIAPDVLRKMAKSFTNEEDIVKLQVINLAAKLYLTNSKQSKLLTQYVLNLAKYDQNYDIRDRARFIRQLIVPTEKSGALNKYAKKLFLAQKPAPILESSFKDRDHFQLGSLSHLLNAKAVGYQELPDWPDEAPDPSVRNVEVPEWTKCTSREKRKEKVEKPFYSDSEGESGPTESADSEPESVSEESSSSSSSSNSSSGSEEEEEEEEEGSGEQSEDKEEEEKRPKRKEKESSQKAAPGSVGSPSEEEEEEEKGAKKAKKKPPQGRKGRAETSSEEASASESSSSGSDSGSEAEAKRRKAPPSNRAGPKEISLLDLDDFTPAPPQPIPSSSVVSTSLVTDLEGLTLTDTSLAPTLLSPAFGAVRTYELLHRMAGEGLSVEYCFSRRPFPGDPHMVAVQIQISNNTDAEVKNLRVSEPKPLSGMRIQEFPEIEHLAPGDTASVVMGIDFCDSTQAANFQLCTHTRHFYVSIQPPVGELMAPVFMSENEFKKEQDHLTRLGEGKLTGMSEITEKLTLPEKCQSDHAIVQQVTSAANVGRVPCGADNEYRFAAKTVTSGSLVLITLEQREGAAAQLTVNSEKMVIGTMLVKDIIQALAQ